The Pseudarthrobacter sp. BIM B-2242 region GAACGCGTGGGACTGCCCCGCGAGGCCGTTGACCGGTACCCCAGCCAGTTCTCGGGCGGCCAGCGCCAGCGCATCTCCGTGGCCCGCGCCCTCATCTGCGACCCCAGCCTGGTGGTCTGCGACGAGGCCGTGAGCGCACTGGATCTCTCCACCCAGGCCCAGGTGCTGAACCTCCTGGCCGACCTGCGGGACGAACGCGGCCTGGGCTATCTGTTCATCGCCCACGACATCGCGGTGGTCCAGTTCCTGGCCCAGCGCGTGGTGGTCCTCTACCGCGGGCAGGTGATGGAAAGCGGACCTGCCGCCGCCGTCACCGAGAACCCCAAGCATCCGTTCACGCAGGCCCTCGTGGCGGCGTCCCCGGTGCCGCGTCCGGCCGAGCAGGCCGCACGCCGGGAGGCCCGCGAGTCCCTCGGCGTCCGGACCGGAGCGGCCGCCACCCCCGGTCCCGGAGGGTGCCCCTTCCGGCTCCGCTGCCCCCTCGCCACGGATCTTTGCCGTGAGGAACGCCCCGCGCTCCGCCTGGTGGGCGCGGCCGAGGTTGCCTGTCACTACGCCTCCTGACCCTCACACTCGCACCCCTGACCCTATTTCCGTCACGTACTGACGGCCCAGCAGAACGGAACACCACCCCATGCCCCTGGCACCCTGGCACGCAGCCATGATCACCCCTGATGCAGAGTTCGACGGCGCCCCGCTCCTGCGCAAGGAGTTCCAGGCTGCGGAGGGGCACGGCCCCGTGGCCAAGGCGACGCTCCGCGCCACCGCGTTTGGCGTCTACGAGGCCTTCATCAACGG contains the following coding sequences:
- a CDS encoding ABC transporter ATP-binding protein encodes the protein MSTATSVRPEASLPAAAQPLLDVKDLVVRYGRGRKAASAPAAVDGVSFSIAAGETVGLVGESGSGKSTIGKAILGLQKVSGGSISYQGKDITSASASQRRALGGELRAVFQDPNSSLNPRNTVGSSLAEPLRLRGVSTAEARQRAEDMLERVGLPREAVDRYPSQFSGGQRQRISVARALICDPSLVVCDEAVSALDLSTQAQVLNLLADLRDERGLGYLFIAHDIAVVQFLAQRVVVLYRGQVMESGPAAAVTENPKHPFTQALVAASPVPRPAEQAARREARESLGVRTGAAATPGPGGCPFRLRCPLATDLCREERPALRLVGAAEVACHYAS